A genomic region of Sideroxydans sp. CL21 contains the following coding sequences:
- a CDS encoding HupU protein: MRDNFQHEPLNLLWLQSGGCGGCTLSLLNADCRNLFDTLRGFGINLLWHPSLSEQSADEAMAIIEACASGATRLDILCLEGSVLKGPFGSGGFHRRTGSVSMMSMIERLAKVAQHTVAVGSCAAFGGVTAAGINPADACGLQYDGEAQGGLLGEEYRAAAGLPVINIAGCPTHPNWVIETLLAVAQGEMYEENLDAFRRPRLFSDHLVHHGCTRNEFYEFKASACKPSDLGCMMEHMGCKGTQVHADCNIRLWNGEGSCTRGGYACIACTEPGFEEPGHAFGVTPKIAGIPIGLPTDMPKAWFVALAALSKSATPKRVKENAVADHQVVTPANKRTGLK; this comes from the coding sequence GTGAGAGACAATTTTCAACACGAGCCGCTCAACCTGCTCTGGTTGCAGTCTGGCGGTTGCGGCGGCTGCACCTTGTCGCTTTTGAATGCGGATTGCCGCAATCTGTTCGATACTCTGCGAGGATTCGGCATCAATCTGTTGTGGCATCCATCCTTGTCCGAACAAAGTGCAGACGAGGCAATGGCTATCATCGAGGCATGCGCGAGTGGGGCAACACGGCTGGACATACTCTGCCTCGAAGGTTCGGTGTTGAAGGGGCCGTTCGGAAGTGGAGGCTTCCACCGCAGGACTGGCAGTGTTTCGATGATGAGCATGATCGAACGCCTGGCCAAGGTCGCGCAGCACACTGTGGCAGTCGGCAGCTGCGCTGCCTTTGGTGGCGTGACGGCAGCCGGGATTAATCCTGCGGACGCCTGCGGCCTGCAGTACGACGGGGAAGCGCAAGGCGGTCTGCTCGGCGAGGAATACAGGGCGGCGGCCGGCTTGCCGGTGATTAATATCGCAGGCTGTCCGACCCATCCCAACTGGGTGATCGAGACCCTGCTTGCGGTCGCCCAGGGCGAGATGTACGAGGAGAATCTGGATGCGTTCCGTCGCCCACGCCTATTCTCGGATCATCTGGTACATCACGGTTGTACTCGCAATGAATTCTATGAGTTCAAGGCCAGCGCCTGCAAACCATCCGATCTGGGCTGCATGATGGAGCACATGGGATGCAAGGGCACGCAGGTGCATGCCGATTGCAATATCCGCCTGTGGAACGGCGAGGGCTCGTGCACGCGCGGCGGCTATGCCTGCATCGCCTGTACCGAGCCGGGTTTCGAGGAACCGGGTCATGCGTTCGGTGTGACGCCCAAGATCGCGGGTATTCCGATCGGCTTGCCGACTGACATGCCAAAGGCGTGGTTCGTGGCGCTGGCGGCGCTGTCCAAGTCGGCCACGCCGAAGCGCGTCAAGGAGAATGCGGTCGCCGACCATCAGGTGGTCACGCCAGCAAACAAGAGGACGGGCCTGAAATGA
- a CDS encoding CoA ester lyase: protein MNKHFRPRRSMLYVPGCNTRYLEKAKGLPADSVILDLGDPILIAAKEDSRRNVVNAVKQGGYGAREVVIRVNDLESPWGHEDIKAVAKIGADAILFTNIEGRDDVLTALEALDQAGGKDTPVMVMIESPLAVLHAEEIASASDRIACMIMATSDLISQMHAHSTKDRFPLLTSLSMVILAAKAYNRGVVDGINSHIKNMEAFEYACRLGRDMGFDGKSLVHPLQLTYANDAFTPKTAEVNTAREIISALSAANAAGRGTVVVNDRLVEHHHVKAAQRLLNLSEMIAKLESSYV, encoded by the coding sequence ATGAACAAGCACTTTCGACCGCGCCGCTCCATGCTGTATGTGCCGGGTTGCAATACGCGCTACCTGGAAAAGGCGAAGGGCCTGCCGGCGGATTCCGTCATCCTGGATCTGGGTGATCCGATATTGATTGCCGCCAAGGAAGACTCCCGACGCAATGTCGTGAACGCCGTCAAACAGGGCGGATACGGCGCACGCGAGGTGGTTATCCGCGTCAACGATCTGGAGTCCCCCTGGGGACATGAAGACATCAAGGCCGTCGCAAAGATAGGCGCCGACGCGATCCTTTTCACCAATATCGAGGGGCGAGACGATGTGCTGACCGCGCTTGAAGCTCTGGATCAGGCAGGCGGCAAAGATACGCCGGTGATGGTGATGATAGAAAGTCCCCTGGCAGTCCTGCATGCCGAAGAAATCGCCAGTGCATCGGATCGCATCGCGTGCATGATCATGGCCACGTCCGACCTGATCTCGCAGATGCATGCCCACAGCACGAAAGACCGCTTTCCTTTGCTGACCAGCCTCTCCATGGTGATCCTGGCGGCCAAAGCCTATAACCGCGGCGTGGTAGACGGCATCAACAGCCATATCAAGAATATGGAAGCCTTCGAGTATGCGTGCCGACTGGGCCGGGACATGGGTTTCGACGGCAAGTCGCTGGTGCATCCTTTGCAGCTCACCTATGCCAACGACGCCTTCACCCCCAAGACGGCCGAAGTGAACACGGCCAGGGAAATCATCAGCGCGTTGTCTGCAGCCAATGCCGCAGGACGCGGCACGGTAGTCGTGAACGACCGCCTGGTGGAACACCACCACGTCAAGGCCGCCCAGCGCCTGTTGAACCTGAGTGAAATGATCGCAAAACTGGAAAGTTCATATGTCTAA
- the nikR gene encoding nickel-responsive transcriptional regulator NikR, translating into MERFTISLDEKLASEFDRLIRERGYLNRSEAVRDMLCGKLDALRLQESQAPFCVASLSYVYNHHERDLAERLTELQHHHHDLVVAATHVHLDHDNCLETVMLRGATGTVRRFADTLIAERGVRHGQVNLVPVDVDAGHRHVHSHPRT; encoded by the coding sequence ATGGAACGCTTCACCATCTCGCTGGATGAAAAACTGGCCAGCGAATTCGACCGTCTGATCCGTGAGCGCGGTTACCTGAACCGCTCCGAGGCGGTGCGCGATATGCTGTGCGGCAAGCTGGACGCACTGCGCTTGCAGGAATCCCAGGCGCCGTTCTGTGTCGCCAGCCTGTCCTATGTGTACAACCACCACGAGCGGGATCTGGCCGAGCGTCTGACTGAGCTTCAGCATCATCATCACGACCTGGTCGTGGCGGCTACACATGTCCATCTCGATCACGACAATTGCCTGGAAACGGTGATGCTGCGCGGGGCGACGGGAACAGTGCGGCGCTTCGCGGATACATTGATCGCCGAGCGCGGTGTGCGGCACGGGCAGGTGAACCTCGTTCCCGTCGATGTGGATGCAGGGCATAGGCATGTCCACAGCCACCCCAGGACATGA
- a CDS encoding MaoC family dehydratase, with protein MSKQTNKQEPGRGNFFEDFHVGQVFRHATPRTVTEGDCAFYIALTGSRHILHCAQPVAHAMGYRDRTVDDLLAFHIAFGKTVPDISVNAVANLGYADVRFLSPVYPGDTLSTSSTVIGLKQNSSGNNGVVYVHSVSRNQSHEPVLEWKRWVMVHKQDITRPAPATVIPELPAVVPVERLHVPAFVDCRQFETALTGGQRLWDDYEPGERINHPAGMTVDDSDHTLATKLYQNNARLHFDAQMMKDTPFGRRLMYGGHVISICRALSYDGLENAMCVAAINAGTHSNPSFGGDTFYTWTEVLERWELPGKKGIGALRLRMVGLKNLPARELPDTHIEQNGKKVYHPNVVLDLDYTILMPRR; from the coding sequence ATGTCTAAACAGACCAACAAACAGGAGCCTGGTCGCGGCAACTTTTTTGAAGACTTTCATGTCGGCCAGGTGTTCCGCCACGCAACGCCTCGGACCGTCACGGAAGGCGATTGCGCTTTCTACATCGCGCTCACCGGGAGCCGCCATATCCTGCACTGCGCGCAACCGGTGGCGCATGCCATGGGATATCGCGATCGCACCGTGGACGATTTGCTGGCGTTCCACATCGCCTTCGGCAAAACGGTACCGGATATCTCGGTCAATGCCGTGGCCAATCTGGGTTATGCCGATGTGCGTTTTCTGTCGCCCGTCTATCCCGGCGACACCCTGAGCACTTCGTCCACGGTCATCGGGCTCAAGCAGAATTCCAGCGGCAATAATGGTGTGGTCTATGTACATTCGGTATCGCGCAACCAAAGCCACGAACCCGTGCTGGAATGGAAGCGCTGGGTGATGGTGCACAAGCAGGACATCACTCGCCCCGCTCCGGCGACAGTCATTCCAGAACTGCCTGCCGTCGTTCCCGTCGAGCGCTTGCACGTACCCGCATTCGTGGACTGTCGCCAATTCGAAACAGCATTGACGGGCGGTCAACGACTATGGGATGACTACGAACCGGGCGAACGCATCAACCACCCGGCGGGGATGACGGTGGATGATAGCGATCACACCCTGGCCACCAAGCTCTACCAGAACAATGCGCGCCTGCATTTCGACGCCCAGATGATGAAGGACACGCCATTCGGTCGTCGCCTCATGTACGGCGGTCACGTCATCTCGATTTGCCGCGCGCTGTCCTACGACGGACTGGAAAATGCAATGTGCGTCGCAGCCATCAATGCCGGCACCCATAGCAATCCGAGTTTTGGCGGCGACACCTTCTATACCTGGACGGAAGTGCTGGAGCGCTGGGAATTACCCGGTAAAAAAGGCATCGGCGCTTTGCGTCTGCGCATGGTCGGCCTGAAGAACCTGCCAGCCAGGGAATTGCCCGACACCCATATCGAGCAGAACGGCAAGAAGGTCTACCACCCCAACGTCGTGCTCGATCTCGATTACACAATCTTAATGCCGCGCAGATAA
- a CDS encoding aldolase/citrate lyase family protein, whose protein sequence is MSTSVHPNQALFGGEKPFPVIPSCEHFAGSEKLILKALALQDTLGPIFDITCDCEDGAAAGQEREHAEMIVRVLNSDANKHRMAGARIHDYTHASWKQDVDILVGGAGKMLAYITIPKSTRAAQTAEMIAYIQKVAAARGISREIPVHALIETHGALHDAYEIAALPWVQVLDFGLMDFVSGHHGAIPATAMRSPGQFEHRLLARAKAEVVAAALAHGVVPAHNVTLDLKNAETTFSDASRARNEFGFMRMWSIYPTQIQAIVDAMKPDYHEVTDASNILLAAQAAGWGPIQYDGELHDRATYRYFWEVLQKAKLTRVEIPAQADAAFFS, encoded by the coding sequence ATGTCAACATCCGTACATCCAAACCAGGCCCTTTTCGGGGGAGAGAAACCGTTCCCCGTCATTCCCAGCTGCGAGCATTTCGCGGGCAGCGAAAAACTCATACTCAAAGCGCTCGCATTGCAGGACACCCTGGGACCGATCTTCGACATCACCTGTGATTGCGAAGACGGCGCCGCGGCAGGACAGGAACGCGAACACGCGGAGATGATCGTCCGCGTCCTTAATTCCGATGCCAACAAGCATCGCATGGCGGGCGCGCGCATACACGACTACACACATGCTTCATGGAAGCAGGATGTGGATATCCTGGTGGGGGGCGCCGGTAAAATGCTGGCCTACATCACCATCCCCAAGTCCACTCGTGCGGCGCAGACCGCAGAGATGATCGCCTACATCCAGAAGGTCGCGGCTGCCCGCGGCATCAGCCGCGAGATCCCCGTCCATGCACTGATCGAGACGCACGGTGCCCTGCACGATGCCTACGAGATCGCAGCACTGCCCTGGGTGCAGGTGCTGGATTTCGGGCTGATGGATTTCGTCAGCGGTCACCACGGAGCCATTCCCGCCACAGCCATGCGCAGCCCGGGACAGTTCGAGCATCGCCTGCTGGCGCGCGCCAAGGCCGAAGTGGTCGCCGCCGCATTGGCACATGGCGTAGTACCCGCACACAATGTCACGCTGGACCTGAAGAATGCCGAGACCACATTCTCCGATGCCAGCCGCGCACGCAACGAATTTGGCTTCATGCGCATGTGGAGCATCTATCCGACGCAGATCCAAGCGATCGTGGACGCGATGAAACCGGATTACCACGAGGTGACGGATGCGAGCAACATCCTGCTCGCCGCGCAAGCGGCCGGATGGGGACCCATACAGTACGATGGCGAATTGCATGATCGCGCCACCTACCGCTATTTCTGGGAAGTGCTGCAAAAGGCGAAACTCACCCGGGTCGAGATACCTGCCCAAGCGGATGCCGCATTTTTCAGTTAA
- a CDS encoding TonB-dependent receptor produces MKQLICILISIAVAADVLAADPGSNEPPEVTVNDQADHRKSSLSRSETINALPEVTVIGHYDNAIGTSDAASQGVIRGKLLQDIPLLRPGEVLETVPGMVVTQHSGDGKANQYFLRGYNLDHGSDFATNVDGVPTNMPTNAHGQGYSDVNFLIPELVERIDYRKGPYFADNSDFSSAGSADIKYRNSLDHNFADMTVGAYGYRRVLMAGSTVLAPQGRDSQNTSSLNKTGPTLLGAVELMSNNGPWAVNEDMHKTNALLRLSGGGATNGWSLNAIHYDAKWNSTDQVPLDLIASGQLGRYSALDPTDGGNSSRDIASGEWRSSDSAGYTKLSTFIEHYHLQLWSNFTFFELRPATGDQFEQAEDRNIVGGQAVRGWNHGLLEHDSFTELGLQLRHDNINVSLQNTQARIPFAAVSNNRVGETLTGLYLQNTTYWASWIRILVGFREDAVSMDMTSYVQSQNSGTAGGSRPSPKFSAIFGPWQRTELFFNAGKGFHSNDARGVIDRVDPTTGVPATGVPALVGSTGKEIGARTEMIEGIQSSVAFWSLDSDSEIVYAADSAIGSTTPNGASKRTGVEWNNRWNANRWLLIDADLAWTHARYAIMNDNGAAGDLIPNAVSKVALLRAAIRDAGPWMVGVETRYIGQYTLAQDGSLTAPSVIVTNVRVQREISSRMAVSLDALNLFNRQYYDIAYQQDYRVSPTSPVVPSGITVHPGEPRQLRVTLELRL; encoded by the coding sequence ATGAAGCAGCTCATTTGCATATTGATTTCGATTGCTGTTGCGGCGGATGTTCTCGCGGCTGATCCGGGCAGTAATGAACCGCCTGAGGTTACGGTAAATGACCAGGCCGATCACAGGAAATCATCGTTATCCCGATCCGAAACGATTAATGCACTGCCTGAGGTGACGGTCATAGGGCATTACGACAATGCGATCGGAACCTCCGATGCCGCTTCCCAAGGCGTCATCCGCGGCAAGTTATTGCAGGACATTCCTCTGCTCAGGCCGGGCGAGGTGCTGGAGACCGTGCCGGGTATGGTGGTCACCCAGCACTCGGGCGACGGCAAGGCCAACCAGTACTTTTTGCGCGGATATAACCTGGACCATGGCTCCGATTTCGCCACCAACGTTGACGGCGTGCCGACGAACATGCCCACCAATGCCCATGGTCAGGGCTATTCCGACGTGAATTTCCTGATCCCGGAGCTGGTGGAACGCATCGATTACCGCAAAGGCCCGTATTTCGCCGACAACAGCGATTTTTCGTCAGCCGGTTCCGCAGACATCAAATACCGGAACAGTCTTGATCACAATTTTGCGGACATGACCGTCGGAGCCTATGGCTACCGGCGCGTGCTTATGGCGGGGTCGACGGTGTTGGCGCCACAAGGTCGGGATTCCCAGAATACATCTTCACTCAACAAAACCGGCCCGACCCTGCTTGGCGCAGTGGAGCTCATGAGCAACAACGGTCCGTGGGCGGTCAACGAGGATATGCACAAGACCAATGCTCTGTTGCGTCTCAGCGGTGGCGGTGCCACAAACGGATGGTCGCTCAATGCGATCCATTACGATGCGAAGTGGAATTCAACTGACCAAGTGCCGCTGGATTTGATCGCTTCGGGGCAGTTGGGACGCTATTCGGCATTGGATCCCACCGACGGCGGAAATTCCAGCCGGGATATCGCTTCTGGGGAATGGCGCAGCAGCGATTCCGCGGGGTATACGAAGTTGTCCACCTTCATTGAACATTACCATCTGCAACTTTGGTCGAACTTCACATTTTTCGAATTGCGTCCGGCAACAGGCGACCAGTTCGAACAGGCGGAAGACCGGAACATCGTTGGCGGGCAGGCGGTCAGGGGATGGAACCATGGCCTGCTGGAACACGATTCGTTTACAGAACTGGGCCTGCAGTTGCGCCACGACAACATAAACGTCAGCCTGCAGAACACGCAGGCACGCATACCTTTTGCAGCAGTAAGCAACAACCGGGTTGGAGAGACCCTGACCGGCCTGTATCTGCAAAACACTACCTATTGGGCCAGCTGGATACGCATCCTGGTTGGATTTCGCGAAGATGCCGTTTCCATGGACATGACTTCGTATGTGCAGTCGCAGAATTCGGGCACAGCCGGAGGTTCCCGTCCTTCGCCCAAGTTCTCGGCGATCTTTGGCCCCTGGCAGCGGACGGAATTGTTCTTCAATGCCGGCAAGGGATTTCATAGCAACGATGCGCGTGGCGTGATCGACAGGGTAGACCCGACTACCGGTGTGCCCGCGACTGGGGTGCCGGCCCTGGTTGGCAGTACAGGCAAGGAAATCGGGGCGCGCACGGAAATGATCGAGGGTATACAAAGTTCGGTTGCATTCTGGAGTCTGGATAGCGATTCGGAGATCGTCTATGCGGCCGACTCTGCGATCGGCAGCACGACACCGAACGGCGCAAGCAAGCGCACCGGGGTGGAGTGGAACAATCGCTGGAATGCCAATCGTTGGCTGCTCATCGATGCAGATCTTGCCTGGACCCATGCGCGCTATGCAATCATGAATGACAACGGTGCCGCCGGAGACCTGATTCCGAATGCGGTGAGCAAGGTTGCGCTGCTCAGGGCCGCGATCCGCGATGCTGGCCCCTGGATGGTGGGAGTCGAAACCCGATACATTGGGCAATATACCCTCGCCCAGGATGGCAGTCTGACGGCGCCCTCGGTGATCGTGACCAATGTGAGGGTGCAGCGCGAGATTTCTTCGCGCATGGCAGTCTCGCTGGACGCACTCAATCTGTTCAACCGCCAGTACTACGATATCGCCTATCAGCAGGATTATCGGGTATCACCCACGAGTCCAGTGGTGCCGAGCGGAATCACGGTGCATCCGGGAGAGCCGCGTCAATTGCGGGTGACTTTGGAACTCAGGCTCTGA
- a CDS encoding nickel-dependent hydrogenase large subunit, producing the protein MSRRIIGPFNRVEGDLEVTLDIESGRVRAAYVNSPMYRGFEQILADKHPLDALVFVPRICGICSVAQSAAAAQALAQCMGIQPPVNGRLAANLTLAAENLADHLSHFYLFFMPDFARDGYGDRPWFADAQARFKSVTGSASADALPVRAKFMNVMGYLAGRWPHTLSLQPGGSTRALEEAEKLRLKILLAEFRGFLEQTLFGDRLEAVTSLDSEAALYKWMKPRAKRADFPRFLNIARDLGLQHIGRATDRFISYGAYSDGEAALFPAGLWADDQLQALDIGAIREDVTCSWMAGDHSLHPSEGFTLPQPDKEEAYSWCKAPRLSGQVVETGALARQMVAGHPLIRDMVGRHGASVTARVVARMLELALVLPVMETWLRQFLPGDAYCLPALEIENVRGIGLIEAARGGLGHWLDVRNGKIHNYQIIAPTTWNFSPRDAAGEPGALEQALVGLEADEGGNAAPLAVQHVVRSFDPCMVCTVH; encoded by the coding sequence ATGAGCCGTCGCATCATCGGGCCTTTCAATCGCGTCGAGGGTGATCTGGAAGTGACGCTGGACATCGAGTCGGGGCGAGTTCGCGCCGCTTATGTGAATTCGCCCATGTACCGGGGCTTCGAGCAGATACTCGCGGACAAGCATCCGCTCGATGCGCTGGTCTTCGTGCCGCGCATCTGCGGGATATGCTCGGTGGCGCAATCCGCTGCCGCCGCACAGGCGCTGGCGCAATGCATGGGGATACAGCCGCCGGTCAATGGCCGTCTGGCGGCCAACCTTACCCTGGCTGCGGAGAATCTGGCCGATCACCTGAGTCATTTCTATCTGTTCTTCATGCCGGACTTTGCGCGCGACGGCTATGGCGACCGTCCCTGGTTCGCCGATGCGCAAGCGCGCTTCAAGTCGGTGACAGGCTCAGCCTCCGCGGATGCATTGCCGGTGCGCGCCAAATTCATGAACGTGATGGGCTATCTCGCGGGCAGGTGGCCGCACACACTGTCCCTGCAACCCGGGGGCTCGACGCGCGCGCTCGAGGAAGCGGAAAAATTGCGTTTGAAGATCCTGCTGGCGGAGTTTCGCGGATTCCTGGAACAGACTTTGTTCGGCGACAGGCTGGAAGCCGTGACTTCTCTGGATTCCGAAGCCGCACTATACAAATGGATGAAACCGCGCGCGAAGCGTGCCGACTTCCCGCGCTTCTTGAACATCGCGCGCGACTTGGGATTGCAGCATATCGGCAGGGCCACGGATCGATTCATCAGTTACGGTGCCTATTCCGACGGCGAGGCTGCGTTGTTTCCGGCGGGACTCTGGGCGGACGACCAGTTGCAGGCACTGGACATCGGCGCGATACGCGAAGATGTGACCTGTAGCTGGATGGCGGGCGATCACTCCCTGCATCCGAGCGAAGGATTTACCCTGCCGCAGCCGGACAAGGAAGAGGCGTATTCATGGTGCAAGGCGCCGCGATTGTCGGGGCAGGTGGTGGAGACGGGAGCATTGGCTCGACAGATGGTGGCGGGACACCCCCTGATACGCGATATGGTGGGACGCCACGGTGCCAGCGTGACCGCCAGAGTGGTGGCGCGCATGCTGGAACTTGCTTTGGTGTTGCCGGTCATGGAGACATGGTTGCGCCAGTTCCTGCCCGGTGATGCGTACTGTCTGCCTGCCCTTGAGATAGAAAATGTGCGCGGGATCGGCCTGATCGAAGCTGCGCGCGGCGGCCTCGGGCACTGGCTGGATGTGCGCAACGGAAAAATCCACAATTACCAGATCATCGCGCCCACGACGTGGAACTTTTCCCCGCGTGATGCGGCGGGCGAGCCGGGTGCGCTGGAACAGGCGCTGGTCGGCCTGGAAGCGGACGAGGGCGGTAATGCCGCGCCGCTGGCAGTGCAGCATGTGGTTCGGTCGTTCGATCCGTGCATGGTGTGCACCGTACATTAA
- a CDS encoding nickel transporter, whose translation MESIHGSILPLVALAFVLGMKHGMDADHLATIDGLTRFNAAAGRHGLARLCGFLFSVGHGCVVCIVAVATGYLFQHGAVPAWMDDVGAWVSAFFLLLLGALNLHAVLTTPSHEMVRMVGIKGRWLGKLRHAGHPAMIALVGALFAFSFDTLSQAALFSATATQYGGMLQALLLAVCFMFGMMLTDAANGLWISHLLQRADATARAASRVMGVTVALLSLAVAGLGLSRRFFPQAAAWQDGRELFIGVSIVVVVAVCFLFARYAQQRVFATA comes from the coding sequence ATGGAATCGATACACGGCAGCATTCTTCCCTTGGTCGCACTGGCTTTCGTGCTGGGCATGAAGCACGGCATGGATGCCGACCACCTTGCCACCATCGATGGATTGACGCGGTTCAATGCGGCAGCCGGTCGCCACGGACTGGCGCGCTTGTGCGGTTTCCTGTTCTCGGTGGGGCACGGCTGCGTGGTGTGCATCGTGGCCGTTGCAACCGGTTATCTGTTCCAGCATGGTGCGGTGCCGGCATGGATGGATGATGTCGGTGCCTGGGTGTCGGCGTTCTTCCTGCTGTTGCTGGGGGCGCTGAATCTGCATGCCGTGCTGACGACCCCCTCGCACGAAATGGTGCGGATGGTGGGCATCAAAGGGCGCTGGCTGGGCAAACTCAGGCATGCGGGGCATCCGGCGATGATCGCGCTGGTGGGCGCACTGTTTGCATTCTCTTTCGACACGCTTTCGCAGGCTGCCTTGTTTTCGGCCACGGCCACGCAATACGGCGGCATGCTCCAGGCTTTGCTGCTGGCGGTCTGTTTCATGTTCGGCATGATGCTGACCGACGCGGCAAACGGCTTGTGGATATCCCACCTGTTGCAGCGTGCCGATGCGACGGCGCGTGCCGCTTCGCGCGTCATGGGCGTCACCGTGGCCCTGCTCAGCCTGGCGGTGGCTGGTTTGGGGTTGTCGCGCAGGTTCTTCCCGCAAGCGGCAGCGTGGCAGGACGGGCGCGAGTTGTTCATTGGCGTGTCCATCGTCGTCGTGGTCGCTGTCTGCTTCCTGTTCGCGCGCTACGCGCAACAGCGCGTGTTCGCTACAGCCTGA
- a CDS encoding ATP-binding protein — protein sequence MTTRQTPSRLPLPNELDTFSESAWIDVVRSMDEVYNELLQYEVVLEQKNSELEESQQFIFSILTSMSDLLLVCDRNGVIEEVNHALLAFTGKTEQELKGAKLSSLFADENDCATAKSVISSLTTEPANDVELQFRTREGNATPVALNFTPRLSATQKLLGVVITGRPLGELRRAYHKLREAHDQLKRTQQQLLQSEKMASLGKLVAGVAHELNNPISFVLGNMHAMQRYTPRFKRYLDAIHIGAPSEELEKLRAELRIDHILDDLAPLLTGAVEGAERTRDIVDGLKRFSAADRDENIEFNLAETIERTVHWVTRAAPTNFRVVIDVPKEMPFYGSPGQIQQVITNLVQNASDATESLPDPMLTITARMDGEGICILFRDNGPGISDQAMGKIFDPFYTTKPVGKGTGLGLSISYGIIERHGGLLSVSNAADGGAEFKLCLPHSNRK from the coding sequence ATGACGACACGTCAGACACCAAGCAGACTTCCATTGCCGAATGAGTTGGATACATTTTCGGAATCGGCCTGGATAGATGTCGTGCGTTCCATGGACGAGGTGTACAACGAACTGCTGCAATACGAGGTCGTGCTGGAGCAGAAGAACTCGGAACTGGAAGAGTCGCAACAGTTTATATTCAGCATACTGACGTCGATGTCCGATCTGCTGTTGGTGTGCGACCGCAACGGCGTGATCGAAGAAGTGAATCATGCGCTGCTCGCGTTTACCGGCAAGACAGAGCAGGAACTGAAGGGTGCGAAACTGTCTTCGCTGTTTGCGGACGAGAACGACTGCGCGACCGCAAAAAGCGTGATCTCAAGTTTGACGACCGAGCCGGCGAACGATGTGGAATTGCAATTCCGCACGCGCGAGGGCAACGCAACGCCCGTCGCGCTCAATTTCACGCCGCGCCTCTCCGCCACCCAGAAGCTGCTGGGCGTGGTGATCACCGGACGACCTCTGGGCGAGTTGCGGCGTGCCTATCACAAGTTGCGCGAAGCGCACGACCAGCTCAAGCGCACCCAGCAGCAACTGCTGCAATCCGAGAAGATGGCATCGCTGGGCAAGCTGGTGGCGGGGGTGGCGCACGAACTGAACAACCCGATCAGCTTCGTGCTGGGCAACATGCACGCGATGCAGCGCTACACGCCGCGTTTCAAGCGTTATCTGGATGCGATACACATCGGCGCACCGAGTGAAGAGCTGGAGAAGTTGCGGGCCGAGTTGCGCATCGACCATATTCTGGACGACTTGGCGCCGTTGTTGACGGGTGCGGTGGAAGGTGCGGAACGTACGCGCGACATCGTGGACGGCCTGAAACGGTTCTCCGCGGCGGATCGCGACGAGAATATCGAGTTCAACCTGGCCGAAACCATCGAGCGCACCGTGCACTGGGTGACACGTGCAGCGCCGACGAACTTCCGTGTTGTGATCGACGTGCCGAAAGAAATGCCGTTTTATGGTTCGCCCGGGCAGATACAGCAGGTCATTACCAACCTCGTGCAGAACGCGTCGGATGCCACGGAGAGCCTGCCCGACCCGATGCTGACCATTACTGCCAGGATGGACGGGGAAGGTATCTGCATCTTGTTCCGCGACAACGGACCGGGAATCTCGGATCAAGCGATGGGCAAGATATTCGATCCGTTCTACACCACCAAACCTGTCGGAAAAGGCACCGGGCTGGGGTTGTCAATCAGCTACGGCATCATCGAGCGTCACGGCGGGCTGCTGTCGGTGAGCAATGCCGCGGATGGTGGCGCTGAGTTCAAGCTGTGCTTGCCGCATTCAAACCGGAAATAA